The Ketobacter alkanivorans genome includes the window CACATCCTCACTGAGATAGCGACCAAACAGGTCACGTAAGGTTTGGCGTTCTTTCAGTTCGTCGGCCATTTTGTCGAAATACTTGCCGAGCAGCCCGAACTCATCGCCCCGGCTCATGTGCATGCGCACATCGAGGTTTCCTTGTGCCACTGCACCGGTGCCCTGAATGAGCCGCCCAAGGGGCTCGCGAATACTACGGGAAACAAACCATGACACGAACGCAATCACCAGAAAGGACAATACAAAGATGACAACAGAAATCATCATCACCCGCTGTTCAACCATACCCAGGCGCTCAGCTTTGACATCCACCCCCACCAAGCCGACGGTCTGTCCAGCATTGGTCTTCAAGGGCGCATAAGCCGACAGCGTATAACCAAACTCGTCACGATAAGGCGTATTTTCTACCGCCGGCCGGGAGAAGCCTTTCAACAGTATGGGGGTATCTTCCGCAGAGTAATACTGCCCCGGCTGACCCACCATCTGACCTTTGGCAAAGTCTACAAAGAAATAAAGATCTGCTGGTACGTTGGATGGCCGTAACAAATAAATGGAATCAATATCGCGATCCCGCTCTGCCATGGCCTTGAACTGCTCATAAATCTCTTGATGAAACGGCGTAAGTTCAGTGGCTTGAAGTGGGTAGGTGGCGACTTTGTCTGCATCAATGGTGGCTGCCAAACTGGTGGATAGGGTCAACAGACGCTGCTGCAGCGACTCAACTTCGGATGACGACCAGAGGCTGTAAAATAGATAGACAAGCAGGGCCAGCGTAAGAATCACCACACTGCCGTAAAGCATGGTTAAGCGCACATGGAAGCGATGGAAGGAACGAATCTCACTGATGGGATCCAGGCTCAAGGCGGGTGCGATTAAAACCTCACCCGGCCGTTCCTGCAGTAAAACGGGCGCCTCGGTAGCTGACCAAACTTTGGTCTGATTTACTTGTTTTTGTTCGCTCATGGCGCTCCATTCTTTTACGGTTTTGTCGCTTTTGGCCCTGCTAAAAATACAATAGCATTAACTCAGCAGCTTCAAGCCTACCGGTAAGGCTTCACCAAACACTCGTTTATTTTCCATATCATCCAGCGCGAGTTTCTGTTCCACCATAGCCTGCCATAGCTCCGGGGCTTTTGTAGCCCTCAGTTTTTCTACAATGGCCATGCGGGTGGTTTCTGGCAAATCCCTCACCCTGTCACCTGTCACACGAGCAATCATTACGGCCGCAAAGGCGGCATTTTGATTCTTTTTCCAATCCTGACGGGTGATCAGATCAAGCCAGGATTCCGTCTTTTGGGGCTCTATAACCGTCTCCACACCACTGTGAAACGGTTCCCGTGAGGCAATACGCCCCAGCGCCCACCAGCTGGTCTGGGTTTCACTGGCTTTCTCCAGGCGCTTGGCAAACCAGTTGGCCAGCTCTACTTTGGTGGTTGTAGGCAACCCCTCTAGGGACGCTGCCAAACGTACCATATCTTCATAGGCTTTGTTCTTGATCTCGGTTTTAATTTTGAGATTTCGAGCAGAAGCCGGGTTTATAAATTTACTGATGTCTTTGTAAAGTTTCAGTTGGGCGCTCTGATCTAACCCACCAGCGGCGCGACGCCAAAAAGTCCACCAATCAGCCCAAGACTGATTCTCTTTATCAAACTGTAGCCCTTGCTGATACAGAGTCCAGGCCTGTTGGATGCGCCAATCGTCTGCCGGATACCCAAAACCCGGTCGCAAGCAGAAACCCGCCAGGTTAAACCACAGCCGCTCGTGAGCCTGAGAGCGCCGACGTTTTTTGCGGCGCTGCCACAATTCATCAAACAACGACCGTGCCAGGGCGGTATCCCAATCCTCTCGCGGCCCTAACAATTTTTCAAGGGACTGACGCAGTTGTTTCACGGCATTCTTGTCGGCATCCTTATCATTGGCACCGTATACCGCCTCAATAGCATCGACCGCATCTGCGTACCGAGCTGGCAGACTGTGACCGGGGTGGCGGCTCTGCAAATCCTTACGCAGCTGAAACTCAACCTTCCAACGCTGCTGCGGACTGGCCACGGCATGGCACTGAATATCCAGAGTTCCCACTTCCGTAAGATGGGTCACCAAGCTGACTTCGACCTCTTTACGCTCATCACTTGCATCAAGTGCTGCCACCAAAGGAGGCAACGGCTGAAAGCGTTCGCCCTCTTCATCCAGCTCGACCACCTGACCGGCTGTAAAATCATCATCGCCGGAGCTGGCCACCAGGGAAAACTGCACCGGTTGATTTACCTGCAACGCAAAGCGCTGATCAAGCAAAGGCACTGCGACACCCTCTTCACTGCCTTTGGGTAGAATACAGACTCCTTGAGGCGCACCACCTTGTGTATTTACTGTTAGAAAATAGGAACGGGCTGAGCCACCCCCGATACGCATCTGATTGGTATGGCGTGCCAACGCGAACGACACCGCGCCAAAAGCCACCGCCAGATGTGGATCACGATTTTCCAGCACAGTAACCGGTGCTCCGCGCCACTGACTCAGCAAAGCCTGGGCCCGTTCAGACAGTAGTGCACTGTTGAACACGCC containing:
- a CDS encoding Hsp70 family protein, with the protein product MKSTNVKGSFLVGIDLGTTHTVVAYAELSSGATQATPKLFEIEQLVGPGEVAKRPMLPSFRYHPAAAELPQEQLVLPWPQQRIAGDDVAYLVGEYARELGSKVEGRQIASAKSWLSHGRVDRSGAILPWAAAEDVEKVSPVVASASYLLHIKCAWNHEHPEAPLEHQEIVITVPASFDEAARALTLQAAELAGLPQITLLEEPQAVCYDWYFRQGESAQDALKRMQLLLVVDVGGGTTDLSLIQVDSGQSELKLNRIAVGDHWMLGGDNVDLALARIAEQRISQNGKALTAASLSQLIQQSRIAKEILLSEQAPASAKVTLLGGGSRLIGGSKSAEFSQQEVRELALDGFFPLVAFGDLPVKRSSAIVEFGLPYAPDPAVSKYISQFLTQHQTGCRKALNQAEPAVAIPDAVLMNGGVFNSALLSERAQALLSQWRGAPVTVLENRDPHLAVAFGAVSFALARHTNQMRIGGGSARSYFLTVNTQGGAPQGVCILPKGSEEGVAVPLLDQRFALQVNQPVQFSLVASSGDDDFTAGQVVELDEEGERFQPLPPLVAALDASDERKEVEVSLVTHLTEVGTLDIQCHAVASPQQRWKVEFQLRKDLQSRHPGHSLPARYADAVDAIEAVYGANDKDADKNAVKQLRQSLEKLLGPREDWDTALARSLFDELWQRRKKRRRSQAHERLWFNLAGFCLRPGFGYPADDWRIQQAWTLYQQGLQFDKENQSWADWWTFWRRAAGGLDQSAQLKLYKDISKFINPASARNLKIKTEIKNKAYEDMVRLAASLEGLPTTTKVELANWFAKRLEKASETQTSWWALGRIASREPFHSGVETVIEPQKTESWLDLITRQDWKKNQNAAFAAVMIARVTGDRVRDLPETTRMAIVEKLRATKAPELWQAMVEQKLALDDMENKRVFGEALPVGLKLLS
- a CDS encoding adenylate/guanylate cyclase domain-containing protein — encoded protein: MSEQKQVNQTKVWSATEAPVLLQERPGEVLIAPALSLDPISEIRSFHRFHVRLTMLYGSVVILTLALLVYLFYSLWSSSEVESLQQRLLTLSTSLAATIDADKVATYPLQATELTPFHQEIYEQFKAMAERDRDIDSIYLLRPSNVPADLYFFVDFAKGQMVGQPGQYYSAEDTPILLKGFSRPAVENTPYRDEFGYTLSAYAPLKTNAGQTVGLVGVDVKAERLGMVEQRVMMISVVIFVLSFLVIAFVSWFVSRSIREPLGRLIQGTGAVAQGNLDVRMHMSRGDEFGLLGKYFDKMADELKERQTLRDLFGRYLSEDVARSVLAQEHKIDLGGEEVVVTVLFCDLKDYTTISERLSPLQMVSMLNEYLGVMNSIIDQHKGCVIEFLGDGILAVFGAPQASPDHAEKGTRCALAMREGLDALNKQWQADGLAQRWEALGVDKIEFRIGLHTGAVVAGNLGSKTRMKYAVIGDTVNVAARLEHLNKEFTTTILISDDVKARLPNDLAERTTQMGLSQVKGRSQPVICHSL